ttaccaggtagaattctataagaaattttcggaaatattgagcccactcctgacgaggaccttcaatgaggcgcgagagaaaggaaccctccccccaacaatgtcacaggccttgatctcactcattcttaaacgaggtaaggacccggaacattgcgggtcatacaggccgatttcgcttttaaacgtggatgccaaattgctagctaagattctggccacaagaattgaggattgcgtcccagggctgatagaggaagaccagactgggtttgttaaaggcagacaactcaataccaaggtccggagacttttgaatattattatgatgccctcagagggaggggaggcggaggtggtaacagcaatgtacgcagagaaagcctttgaccgggtggagtgggagtacctgtgggaaacgctggggaggtttgggtttggtgagggctttattggctgggtgaaattgctgtaccaggtgcctgtagcaagtgtacgtacaaaccggctgaggtcggggtacttcgaaTTTCACCgggaacgaggcaagggtgtcccctgtcaccgttactatttgccctagctatagaaccgctagctatggcgctgagagcctcgaggaactggcggggactggttcggcggggggggggggggttggaacattGGGTCTCGCTATAcgtggatgatttgctcctgtacatttcagaccctgtggaggggatgtgggaggatttgcggatcctgagggattttggtggtttttcagggtacaaactgaacatgggaaagagcgagttgtttgtgatccaggccaaggggcaggaggagagactgaaagagctgctgctcaggatggtagagaaaagttttcgttacctgggtatacaggtggccaggaaatgggatgccctgcacaggctcaacctgacccggttggtggagcaaatggaagaggattttaaaaggtgggaaatgctcccgctgtcactggcagggagggtgcagactgtgaaaatgactgtcctccccagatttttttttgtctttcagtgcctccccatcttcatccctaaggcctttgttAAGCGGATGAgtaggatcattttgggctttgtgtgggcgaataagacctcgcgagtaaggagatcgctgtagGAGCGCagtcggaggggggtggggggggggggggggggttggccctgccgaacctttgcaactactactgggcggccaatacagctatgattaggaagtgggcgaatGGGGGGGGTTGGGTGCGGCGTGGGAGCAgtcggaggcggcgtcatgtaaaggtactagtctgggagctttgataacggctcctttgccggtCTCGCTGACCCGTTACTCCACAgggccggtggtggtggcgacactgccgatctggggacagtggaggaggtacaagaaggtggagggagcgtcggtttggaccccgatatgtaacaattactggtttgtcctgggtaggatggatggtgggttccagagctggcagagggcaggcatcagaaggatgggagatctgttcatagacggaagctttcccagtttgaaggcgctagaggacaaatttaatctgccgccaggaaacgcctttaaatatctgcaagtaggatccttcctgaaaaaacaggtagtggcctttccgatgctgccgccactgaggatacaggacagggtggtctccggcaccctccggaggggaaggtgtcggatatctaccaggaactacaggaagtggaggaaaccccggtggaggagctcaagggcaagtgggaggaggagctaggtgaggagttggaagcgggtctgtgggcagaggtcctgggcagggttaattcctcctcatcatgtgccaggctcagtctaattcaatttaaggtggtccaccgggcacacatgacgacagcgagaatgagcaagtttctttgggtagaagacagttgtatgaggtgcaagggcagccctgcaaaccatgcccacatgttttgggcatgctcggagcttagagagttctggcaagggttcgcgagggcaatgtccaaggagcTTAATACacgggtgccgagtccagagatagcgatctttggagtgtcagaagacccgggagttcagggggcgaaagaggccgacgtcttggcctttgcctccctcgtaGTCCGAAGATGGATTTTATtactgtggagggactcaaagcccccgagtgtagagacttgggttaacgacatggccgggtttctcagcctcgagaaaataaagtttgccttaagagggtctacgctagggtcctCTCGTTCggcagccgttcggcgactttcagcaatccgtagggggcggggggggggggggggggaagagtgcttcattgggatggtgtgggaagactgagtcgtgtggggtaatgtctatttaattgttattgtagattctctttttgcactatgttaatgttcactctagtttgttttgttattattgttactacagtTTTATTATGAAAAGTTCTGCAAAACCTCAATAGAAATACTTTTAAAAAATCATTGATGCATTTAAGGAAAAGCTAGATAAGCGCATGAGGAGCATGGAATAGAAATATAGATAGGCTTAGATGAATTAGGGTAGAAGTAAGCTTGTGTAGGGCATTAATGCCGGCATATTTTGGCAAATAACCCGTTTTGGTGCAGTGTAACTCAATGATTGTGTACCTATATGTGTGTGATGCCTCTTCAgtctttttttctgttttttgcCTGCAGGTATAAAGAAGTGTTCAAGTAATGCTGTGCTATTTGTGAACCTGTGCCTAACAGTATCAGCTCTCTGGTGTGGATCTGGCCTTATTCATATCTTGATCGGGGAGAAAGTAGTTCAAGGCGATGGGATCAGGAATGCTCTTGTTCCTGGCTACTCAGCTTTCACCTTGGGGCTCTTCATCATTGGGCTGGTGGGGTTAGCCCAAAAGGAAGTGATCCTTTCTATGATTGCCTTTGCCATCTCGCTTGCTACTGCCCATGAAATTGCCGCATTATATGATCAATCCTTTGGGTGTTCTGCAGTAGCTTCAAATTATTTGATTGTATCCTCTCTAGGGCTTTACTTTGGGTTGGGTCATGTTTCTGTATTCTTAACGAAAGGAAAAATCATTTTCCCAGGAACTCGTCTGCCTAAAAATAATTCCTCTCTGAAATCAGAAAGCATCACAAATGACACAGTGGTCCTGGGGTACATGACAAATATGCTATCTGCCAGTGTATTAGGATGCCAGGTTTTAGGTGTAACTTCCGATTTGTTTGTTGGTCAAGTCCCCTGGCTTTGGACAGCAGCCGTCTATCAGATTGCTGTTTGCGTTTTGTCTTACAGAGCCACTGACAGCCTGACTGCCACATTCTTTGGTTTTACCTCCATATTAAAATTTGCGGAAGGCTATGCTTTTCTTTACAAGCTCTGGCAAGACAACCAACCCTCCTTCCCAGTTCCAGTCCCTATTGTTCTTGCTGTCCTTTTCTTCATTCTGGCTCTGTTTATGACAAGTAAAAGTCTTGTTGATGGAATTTATTTGCTTTTTTTTGTTTCCTATTGTATTGCTGTGGCAGCTCACCCAATTGGCTTTTTTCATGGTGGTGCACAAGGTGTCAGTGTGGCCATATTTGTGGCATCTTCTTGCTTAATGTTGATTTCCCTTTTCAATAGTGCTGGATCCTTTACTATTCCCACTGGAAAGGGGATCATAAAGGGTTTAATCATTAGGATGAATGTATTAACTCTGAAGTCAGACAAAGACACCCAAAGTCCTTATTTGGGACACTCCAGATATTCAGATGCTGAGATCCTAGCCCATGCCTGCAATGTTGTGGCTGCCTTTGGCATCACTGTATCAGTCAATGCTTCCGCACCATTAGCCACTGTGGTTCTGCCCTGGATAGTCATTCCTGGGGGAGTTTTGCAGCTTCTTTGCGGTTCAATCTCTTTTTCTCGGGGTAAAACCCTGGAAAGTTGTGCTTTCATTCTATATGGTCTAATATGGATAATCTGGGGTTTGATCAGATACGGTGGTCTCTATGGCTCTACTCGAGGGTTTGGTATTTCAGTCGGAATTATTTGCTTCCTGCTTTTTAATTGCTTTGTGGTGATAGGGACTTTCTTTCTTAATGCAGCGTGGTTTGCCTTTTCTCTCAGCTTTCAGCTGATTCTGATCAGCTTTCTATTGGATGCTGTTAATTCGAATCCTTTTGGGTATGATATTGGGGTCACCATCATTTTTGGGTTGGTTAGCTTTTACTGCTTTCTGGCCACCCTCTTTAACCAGAGCTTTGAGAGTCCCCAGTTGCCCTTGGGGCGTGCCTGGGCAAACCTATGTGGTTTTGGGCAAGGCAGTGCCGTTTGCCCTCATTTGTCTTCACGAAAAACCAGCTCAGTCCGAAAAATTGCAGGTAAGATTCAGACAAACACTTAAGAAAATGTGAACTATACCAATTCACTATTGTGTTCATATATTTAAGGATGAACAGAGAAAAATGTTACTAAATTATTTTGTACACTGACATGCCTTAAATTGAATCTCCAATGCAGGTGGTTATTCCCTGCAAGTATTAATTACTTAATTACTAGGCTGTTAGCTTTAAACCTGCTTTATATTTGGTGTGTTTCCTGATGCATTTGAAATTGGTTTGTGGAGTAATAATATAGGAATGCAGAAATGATCAGGAACACTAAAAGCACTTTCCATAAAGGTACCCAGTTATCTCTTGAACCTCCTTATACAGTCTATATAAATTATTTCGACAAAGACAGAAGGGAAATGAAATTTTGAGTTTGCTCATTATGACAAATTAAGGTCTTGGCAAACAGTAGGAAAGTTGACAGAAAAATGGAACCAGGTTAGGAAGATATGTGGTACACATTATTGAGTACACAGAAATAGTACATTTTGGGAAAAGAACAGTCAATGGAAAATACCCAGAATGGTCAGATTCTGAAAAGTGAAGGAGCAAAGGGTGTGTGCAGATATGGAAATCTGTAAAGGTGAGAGGAAGGTCAGAAGAGGCTATAAAAGGGCAAACTAAGGGCTGGATTTTATATATTAGACATAAAAGGAAGAATGTGATGTTACATTTCTACAAGACGATGGTTAGCCCACCTCAGCTAAAGTGATCCATGCAGTTATATGCACTCATCATAGGAAGTATATTAATAATTGAAAGAATACAAAGAAGATTTATGAGAATTATTAGGTTATTGGATGTAGAAACTCTTGAAAATCAAGAATTTCGCCACTGCAAAAATGGATTAGGAGGCAATTGTaacagaggtattcaaaattatgaatgGTTTTGAGATAGGAAAGGTTGTTTTTATTTGTTCATTGGTAACCAAGAAATATTGGTTCGGGATTATCATGGGAAGAATGAAAGGGGAATGTTAGAATTTTCATTTCTACGCAGGCTTGTTGGAATGTGAAATGCACTAGCACACTGTGCCCATACATTTAAAAGATCATAAATATCTGAAATACCTAAATATCTAAAAAGTAAGAATATTTTTAAAATGAGGAAAGTGTGGAGACATAAGATTATACTAATAGCTCCAGTTTAACAATATGCATTGGCCCAGGTGTGATGGGTCATGCCTCCTCATGTATTATAATGTCTGATTCTTTCCGTCAGCATTTTGTCTGATTTCCATTCATTCGTAGCTTCTGATTGTTTTACTAGTGCTTCCTGGTACTTGGCACCTTTCACCTGGTGATCACTGAATCAGGATTGACCGTGCCAATTCCCCGCATAACCTTACAATTTCCTAAATCTTTGGCAGGAGTGTTTTTGGTgcttaattatttttttccagattTATGAAATGAAGAAAACCCATCACAATTTGTCTTCTGCAGAGATTATGAAAAATGGAGGCACATGTGGTATTCCAACAGACACTGTGTACGTACTGGTGGCAGCTTGCAATCGTCCCGATGCGGTGGAAAAGGCTTACAAGTACGATTTTCttttctgttctgttttctttcaAGGAATGTTAGAGATCTTCTGTTCTTGAGGGAAGGGTCATCACAGTTATAAATCTGGCAAGATGCACTTACTATATTCGGACATAGGAAACAACAGGTTGTTGGATGATTTGCTTCCGTTACAAAAAAACGAGATTAGAAGCATGAAAATTCAACTGGAGAAAATGAAAATATAGTATAACTTTGTCCGATTTACCGACATGATATTGCAGTAAATCTCATTTCATTGCTCATTAGGTCCCGCTTTCACCTATCTGAAATTTGGAATACTGAATACCAAGTCTTTGTATGAGTAAATCACACCATATTTATGAAGCTTCAATTCATTTGTCATAGGGTGTAGCAAGTAAAGTAACAACATCCCTCagatttaaaaacaaaactttaGCAAATCCAGTACTCCACTTACTTGTTTATTTCCTATTAAATGTATACTGTGATATAACTGAGGATTCAAAGATGATTGAGTTAATTTCCTCTTTCATCTCCACCCCTTATGTATTTAATGGCATACGCCATGCCCCCCCCCAACATGAGTAGGTGCAGCATGTTGGTGTTTTGAGATTTATAAGAATGGGATAGGCCAACACAAATATGGTGAGTGATTTCTTTTTATTTTCACAGTACAAAGAAACAGGCCAAAGAGAGGCCAATGTCTCTCTGGATCTCTAATATCGCACAACTAGAACCAGCAAAACATATGTTAAACCCTCTACTCTGGGACTTCATGCAGGAAGTTTGGCCTTCGTCTATCAGTCTTGTCATCCCCAGAGGTAAGACCCCTTTTCTACAATCCATATTCTCCCATCGAGGCTCAAGTGACATTTGGGCAATCTGTGCTCTCCCAGTGTTGCACTGCAGCCAGCTTTCTGGAGGTCTGAAAATGCAGCCTGGGAGGACCCAACCGGCTGCTTTTACTTTCTCAGTTTACTGAAGTGTCTCACCTCTGTTGAATATATGCTGTACAAGTGTCGCAGACTCAAACATTTTTATTAGAATTCATGTCCTAGAATGTCAATACTCCTTGTTGCAATACAACACATTGTATCCAAATCTCAGTTAACTAAATGTGAGAAATTAACTTGAACAAATGTTATTATCGTTGAAAGGTGAGTGGTTGAACCTATTTGGACTGGAGCATGCAAGTAGATACATTGGAACTCCTCAGAGCATTGCCATTAGAATTCCAGACTGCTCTGTTACAACACATCTCATTGATATGGTAAGATATTTAACTCTCCAAATACCTCCCATGCTATTGAGTGTACAAGCTATTACTGGTGATTTGTAAAAAATTGCTGTGTCTTAATTCAGGGTCGCTTTTACAGAACCTGTTTGTTTTATTGGGAAAGGCCCATTGAAATAATAATTAGTTCTGGTCACATTATTCTTTAGTTTTATGGCCATTTTCTAAATAGCTTCAATTTTCACCAAAATGTTaatgaaatgaaattgaaatgaaaatcgcttattgtcacgagtaggcttcaaatgaagttactgtgtaaagcccctggtcgccacattccggcgcctgttcggggaggctggtacaggaattgaaccatgctgctggcctgccttggtctgctttaaaagcaagctatttagccctgtgctaaaccagccccggaatGAGCTTTCTGGTTTGAAATGTGTTAACACGAGGTAAACCTACTATCATTGTGTCCTGTATCAGAGTCTATCACATAGAAAAAGAAAATACTAGGCACCTCTCAGTGAATTATATGAAAATAATGGACATTAAATAGTTGGAAAGACAacaagcgggattctccatttcagggactatagaacatagaacatagaacattacagcgcagtacaggtccttcggccctccatgttgctCATCACtctaaaccactctaaagcccatctacactattcccttatcgtccatatgtctatccaatgaccatttgaatgcccttagtgttggcgagtccactactgttgcaggcagggcattccacacccttactactctctgagtaaagaacctacctctgacatctgtcctatctctatctcccctcaatttaaagctatgtcccctcgtgctagacatcaccatccgaggaaaaaggctctcactgtccaccctatccaatcctcagatcatcttgtatgcctcaattaagtcacctcttaaccttcttctctctcacgaaaacagcctcaagtccctcagcctttcctcataagatcttccctccataccaggcaacattttggtaaatctcctctgcaccctttccaatacttccacatccttcctataacgtggcgaccagaattgcacgcaatactccaaatgcggccgcaccagagttttgtacagctgcaacatgacctcatggctccgaaactcaatccctctaccaataaaagctaacacaccgtacgccttcttaacaatcctctcaacctggtggcaactttcagggatctatatacatggacaccgagatctctctgctcatccacactgccaagaatcttaccattagccagtactctgtcttcctgttattccttccaaaatgaatcacctcacacttttctgcattaaactccatttgccacctctcagcccagcgctgcagcttatctatgtccctctgtaacttgtgacatccttccgcactgtccaccactccaccaactttagtgtcatctgcaaatgtactcacccatccttctacgccctcctccaggtcatttataaaaatgacaaacagcagtggccccaaaacagatccttgtggtacaccactagtaactggactccagtctgaatatttcccatcaaccaccaccctttgtcttcttccagctagccaatttctgatccaaactgctaaaccaccctgaatcccatgcctccgtattttctgcagtagcctaccgtggggaaccttatcaaacgctttactgaaatccatatacaccacatcaactgctttaccctcacccacctgtttggtcaccttctcaaagaactcaataaggtttgtgaggcacaacctacccttcacaaaaccgtgttgactatctctaatcaaattattcctttccagatgattatacatcctatctcttataaacctttccaagactttgcccacaacagaagtaaggctcactgctctatagttaccggggttgtctctactccccttcttgaacaaggggacaacatttgctatcctccagtcttctggcactattcctgtagacaaagatgacttaaagatcaaaggctcagcaatctcctccctagtttcccagagaatcctaggataaatcccatcctatggacgtgatcttcccaaaagggaacaaatccccctagcgagcgcgtttagacGCATGTTTCCCGAtgctcacagtgccaagaaacgCATGACTACTCAACGCGAGTCCTcaactcgtgttgaataagggatCTGAATGGGGAATGAGCGGCCCAGGCCGCACAGTGGAActtcccattgtagcgagagatctgaCTTTCCGACCTCTGAGGCCCCCGAAAGAATCCCCGCACCCCTGCCCAACATCCATGCCCAATCGTgcatgtgcaaaaaatgccagcgtagcaccctggcagtgcccaagccagatggcaccagcagtgtcagggcaccaccctgcccaaacgacatgcagctggggacctccaatccccttggagacttcTACGGCAGCAAAATCAGCGACACTCCCATCAACCATTAATGGGATAGCACCGGCGCCAAGTGGAACACAAACGAATGTGAAACGGTGTCGGATACGCTGGAGTAGGgattggcactcgggaggctgacaagctgcagcccatattagcactccactccccacagacacccatcccagccagcaagatggcactggttgtgctggagtccacccatcccattgatgggtcggccgGGGCCAGAGAATACCTGGGGGGTtagcctggggggacacccatacaacccgtggcactaagttcacagtgggcagtcagtggcatgcgcaggtgcatggctgtcttgcaggctgcagcaatagaGTTCCATGCCCAtctaccccaaccccacagcccatctcctggccagccGCCGCTGTTCCCCATGGTCCTGGAAGAAGCACCCCGGCCAGCggaacaactgtcagcacactgtaGCAATGTTGGACGCTTTTCCTCCCCCTCGCCCTGAGCAGTCATGGCGCCTGTTGACCGATTTtctaaaccacaagtgaaactcgccatcggtaattcatcccggcggagcatcatggaggcccTGGAAAGTActaggtcaggcccgttaatgatatgtggACGGCGTTTACTGCACGTGCTGAGTAGAATtcattcacgccgctgtcgaggcacgtgagtatggcattctgtcgggcaccAGTCGCCAGCCACGACTTTGGCCTCACGGCCAATTCCCCgtccaattgcctttcccgatttcggcattggccGGCGGAGAAACCTGCCCAATGATTCTTCCAGTACCCTACTTACCGCGGTATGAACTTTATGTTAAACTTTTAAATCCAAATGCTAAATGAGGAGGATTTCCACCTCATCACTGTTCTGATTTTTAGCCTGAATGGGATAGTAAAGGAGACAAAATTGAGAAACAAAAGTAAATTTCCAACCTTTGTGATTGTGGAGCAGACCATCATTTTGGCCGGCTGCACTCTTACTGATATCAGCAGGGATTCCCTGCACACACCTAAATAAGCATATGGGACATAATTAGGACCTAGATGACATTTTGAGCTTCCATTTGGCAGAACATGCACTGTATAAACCTCACGTGAAAATGACCATAGAGTGGCCCTTAGagactgggggcgaaattctcctacccgccccgccacatttctgccccgaccggccggcgggatgctccgttacaccagccggtcaatggggtttcccattgtggggcagccccacgccgtcgggaaaccccccggcgccggcaaaacggagactcccgccggcggagaatgacgccctggatTACTTTgaaaacaaggggcgagattctccgacccccccccagccgggtcggagaatcgccgggggctggtgtgaatcccgcccccgccggttgccgaattctccaccaccggatattcggcgggggcgggaattgcgccgcgccggttggcgggccccccccccccgcccccgcgattctccggtccggatgggccgaagtcccgccactaaaatgcctgtcccgccggcgtagattaaaccacctaccttatcggcgggacaaggcggcgcgggcgggctccggggtcctggggggggcgcggggcgatctggccccggggggtgcccccacggtggcctggcccgcgataggggcccaccgatccgcgggcgggcctgtgccgtgggggcactcttttccttccgccttcgccacggtctccaccatggcggaggcggaggagactccctccactgcgcatgtgcgggaatgccgtcagcggccgctaacgctcccgcgcatgcgccgcctggcaaagtcatttacgcgccagctggcggggcaccaaaggccttttacgccagctggcggggcggaaattcatccggcgcgggcctagccccttaaggttggggcttggcccccaaagatgcggagcattccgcacctttggggtggcgcgatgcccgactgatttgcgccgttttgggcgccagtcggcggacatcgcgccgtttccggagaatttcgcccatgatgttgaTTTTCTAAACAAAGTATGTGGGGCTTGGAAGAGCATTAATTTTGTCTGAATTTTAATTCAGGTCTTATCTAACCATCACACTTTTATCAGAAGCCATTACACACTGAttagtaggcagcacggtagcattgtggatagcacaattgcttcacagctccagggtcccagattcgattccggcttgggtcactgtctgtgcggagtctgcacatcccccccgtgtgtgcgtgggtttcctctgggtgctccggtttcctcccacagtccaaagatgtgcaggttaggtggattggccatgataaattgcccttagtgtccaaaattgcccttagtgttgggtggggttactgggttatggggatagggtggaggtgtggaccttgggtagggtgctctttccaagagccggtgcagactcgatgggtcaaatggcctccttcaacactgtaaattctatgaaatctatgagatgCTAAACCAATTCCTGATTTTCCTCTCACTTGTCAGAGTGCCGAGGCTCATTATTGAACCCTTACTGACTCTTTGAGCTAGATTATACACTGTTGTGGGTGAGTCCTCCTGTTAGCTGGCTCACCCCACTTTAATTTTTCTTTTAATTAGTATgaggcacggtagcataatggttagcactgttgcttcacagttccaggttcccaggttcgattcaaggccgaggtcactgtctgtgcagagtctgcatgttctccctatgtctgcgtgggtttccttcggttgcTTCGATTTCCtctcataagtcccgaaagacgtgcttgttcggtgaattggacattctgaattctccctccgtataaccgaacaggtgctggaatgtggagactaggggcttttcacagtaacttcattgcagcattaatgtaaacctgcttgtgacaataaagagattTAAAGGCATGACTTTTGACAGTCTGCAGGATGCTGTCCAGCCTCATAGAGTTGCTGACCAATCAGACGTCAACAGCTCTGCAGGCCCCAAGTCTCAGCAGGAGTGGTGGCCGCTACTGGTTATGCAGCTAGGCCAAGGAGATGGTATTCAGCCTGCATGATTGTGCCAGACTGCACATTGAATACTAGCCTCTCCTGCTGCCCATTAAATCAGAGTGGCAGCAGAATGAGCCCCTTAACTGAATGTTAATTGTCCACTTAATTACCTCAATTTGGCCATCAGTGGGCCACCCACCCAATGCCACCCCGCTACTTGTAAATTAATGGTGGGGGCAGGCGGGTAACCAGCAGGCACACCAATCCCACGGTGCCCTAATTAACAGGTCCACCCACCTGTTTTACCAACTGTGGGTGGTCCATAAAATTGAGCCCTTTGGCTGAAATCTGCACAGAACAGGAATTGAGCCTGAGGCTGCCTTTGTCTGGTGTACTAACATATCTCTGCCGTTGTCTGGTGCACTAACGAATCTCTGCCGTTGTCTGGTGCACTAACAAATCTCTGCCGTTGTCTGGTGTACTAACGAATCTCTGCCGTTGTCTGGTGTACTAACAAATCTCTGCCGTTGTCTGGTGTACTAACGAATCTCTGCCGTTGTCTGGTACTAACTAATCTCTCCCTGTACAAATGCAGGTGGGACCTATTGCAGTGACGTCAGCAAACCCAACAGGAGAAGCAGACACCACTCACCACAATCAAGTCTATGCCAAACTTGGTGACAAGGTGTTATTTGTTTACAACTTATTCTTTGATGTCTGAAAATAATTTCTTATGTGTGAAGTTATAGCTGCTCACTCATAGAGAATTGTTTATCTCTGGTACAGGTTGATGGTGTATTGTGTGATGGGCCTTCACCAGAGAACATTGCCTCTACAGTTGTCGACTGCACCAAGATAGAGTCAGGGGCACTGGCTTTCTTTAGAGTTGGTCTTGTGCCCAAATCACAGGTATGATTCATGAATAATGTCCTGTTACTTTG
This portion of the Scyliorhinus torazame isolate Kashiwa2021f chromosome 5, sScyTor2.1, whole genome shotgun sequence genome encodes:
- the LOC140421047 gene encoding uncharacterized protein — its product is MAQSTEDPHYSVGILATSAGALLLAVNHYSTVSLIPSSALGVLLLLIAALLCYAGIKKCSSNAVLFVNLCLTVSALWCGSGLIHILIGEKVVQGDGIRNALVPGYSAFTLGLFIIGLVGLAQKEVILSMIAFAISLATAHEIAALYDQSFGCSAVASNYLIVSSLGLYFGLGHVSVFLTKGKIIFPGTRLPKNNSSLKSESITNDTVVLGYMTNMLSASVLGCQVLGVTSDLFVGQVPWLWTAAVYQIAVCVLSYRATDSLTATFFGFTSILKFAEGYAFLYKLWQDNQPSFPVPVPIVLAVLFFILALFMTSKSLVDGIYLLFFVSYCIAVAAHPIGFFHGGAQGVSVAIFVASSCLMLISLFNSAGSFTIPTGKGIIKGLIIRMNVLTLKSDKDTQSPYLGHSRYSDAEILAHACNVVAAFGITVSVNASAPLATVVLPWIVIPGGVLQLLCGSISFSRGKTLESCAFILYGLIWIIWGLIRYGGLYGSTRGFGISVGIICFLLFNCFVVIGTFFLNAAWFAFSLSFQLILISFLLDAVNSNPFGYDIGVTIIFGLVSFYCFLATLFNQSFESPQLPLGRAWANLCGFGQGSAVCPHLSSRKTSSVRKIAEIMKNGGTCGIPTDTVYVLVAACNRPDAVEKAYNTKKQAKERPMSLWISNIAQLEPAKHMLNPLLWDFMQEVWPSSISLVIPRGEWLNLFGLEHASRYIGTPQSIAIRIPDCSVTTHLIDMVGPIAVTSANPTGEADTTHHNQVYAKLGDKVDGVLCDGPSPENIASTVVDCTKIESGALAFFRVGLVPKSQVLQLFEEVQKKHLNGHINGGFNQDHSEPSTFQHPPVTDAYENHSFIKEEEEDKM